A single genomic interval of Asinibacterium sp. OR53 harbors:
- a CDS encoding efflux RND transporter periplasmic adaptor subunit, translated as MLLHTLKNHTGIIITALFLASCGSSQQQGPQQAGLQAVPVTLDTVKSTDAVYHDEYPGTVVAFNQVDIRAQVSGYVTGLFFKDGDKVSRGQKLYTIDAQVYDANYQQAQANLQVQETNLLKAQKDADRYHELDKHDAIARQQVDYADAALEAAHKQVSAAKAAVNSMKSNLGFTTIYAPFSGTIGISQVKQGAAVVAGQTVLNTVSTDNPMAVDFAVNQQELYRFTQLQQKGSKDSTFTLAFGTDVYPANGTISMIDRAVDPQTATIRTRLSFPNDKGMLKAGMSATVRVLNQVSNHAVMIPYKAITEQLGEFFVYVVGDSSKVNQRKVQLGTQIGNNVIVQSGLNAGEKIAVQGVQNLREGAVITTAVKGKSQK; from the coding sequence ATGTTGTTGCATACTTTGAAAAATCATACCGGCATCATTATAACGGCGTTGTTCCTGGCTTCCTGCGGAAGTTCGCAACAACAGGGGCCGCAGCAGGCTGGCCTGCAAGCCGTACCGGTAACCCTCGATACAGTAAAAAGCACTGATGCGGTGTATCACGATGAATATCCCGGCACGGTGGTGGCCTTCAACCAGGTAGATATCAGGGCGCAGGTAAGCGGTTATGTTACGGGGCTGTTCTTTAAAGATGGAGATAAAGTGAGCAGGGGGCAAAAATTATACACCATCGACGCGCAGGTATACGATGCCAATTACCAGCAGGCGCAAGCCAACCTGCAGGTGCAGGAAACCAATTTATTGAAAGCCCAAAAAGACGCCGACCGTTACCATGAGTTGGATAAGCACGATGCCATTGCCAGGCAGCAAGTTGATTATGCCGATGCCGCATTGGAAGCCGCGCACAAACAGGTATCGGCCGCCAAAGCAGCAGTGAACAGCATGAAGAGCAACCTGGGTTTCACTACCATTTATGCGCCGTTCAGCGGCACCATTGGTATTTCACAGGTAAAGCAGGGAGCCGCAGTGGTGGCAGGTCAAACCGTGCTCAACACCGTTTCTACTGATAACCCTATGGCCGTTGATTTTGCTGTGAACCAACAGGAGCTGTATCGTTTCACGCAATTACAACAGAAGGGGAGCAAGGATTCTACTTTCACCCTTGCATTTGGAACAGATGTGTATCCTGCTAACGGTACCATCAGCATGATCGATCGCGCTGTTGATCCGCAAACAGCTACCATCAGAACAAGGCTCAGCTTTCCGAATGATAAAGGCATGTTGAAAGCAGGGATGAGCGCTACCGTACGTGTACTCAACCAGGTATCGAATCACGCTGTGATGATCCCTTATAAAGCGATTACAGAGCAATTAGGTGAGTTCTTCGTTTACGTAGTGGGCGATAGCAGCAAAGTGAACCAGCGCAAAGTGCAGTTGGGTACTCAAATAGGAAACAACGTGATTGTGCAGAGCGGTTTGAATGCAGGTGAAAAAATAGCCGTGCAGGGAGTACAGAATTTACGTGAAGGAGCAGTGATTACTACTGCTGTCAAAGGCAAGAGTCAAAAATAG